The segment CATAGCTACAAATAGAGCTTTATGGAATATAGATCAACTTGTAAAACCAACAAGAATTAATAAAGTTTTAGAAGACAATAGTGTTTCGCTCCTTTTAGAAAAGAACAAAATAATAGTAGCAACTTCTAAAAATGGCATTAAAATTATTACGAATCTTAAAGTTGAACGAAGCATAAATTCTGAAGTTAAGACCACTTCAATAAAGAAGATTGATACTGAACTTTGGGTGATCACAAATGGAAACGGAATTGAGGTTTATAACCTCAATGATTTCTCTTTTCAAAAGAAAATAAACAAATACAATTCTTTAATTTCAAATGAGATAAATACCGTTTTTAAAGACAATCAAAATAATATTTGGATTGCCTCAAAAAAAGAAGGACTTTATAAGTATACAAACTCAGATTTTAATAGTAATAAGCATTCTAATAGAAAGAAAAAAGGAATAAAACCAACTATTTTTATTGCCAATATAAGCGTTAATTATAAAAGTATCTCTTCATTAAACACAAGTAACTTACTTTTAAAACCAACAGAAAACAACATCTCATTTTCTTATAAAACAGTAGATTTAAGCAACCCAAAAAACATTAAATACAGATACAAATTAAAAGGTAATTTTTCTCCTTGGAGCAAAAATAACAACGTTAAATTTGCTAATTTAAATGAAGGAAATTACACATTTGTAGTACAATCTAAAAAAGGTTTACAATTAAGTGAAGAAAAATATTTTTCTTTTTCTATTGACACTCCTATCTATAAAAAACCTTGGTTTTTAATATTAAGTTTTGCCTTTATTCTTTTATTATTTGCTCTTTTAATTGATGTTACTATTAGAAAGATTAAAAAGAAAAATCAACAAGAAGTAAAAAAATTACAATTAGAAAATCATTTACTTACTTTAGAGCAAAAAGCGTTGCAGTTGCAAATGAATCCGCATTTTATTTTTAATGTTTTAAACGGAATAAAAGCACTGGGTAATTCAGGAAAAATAATTGAATTAAATAAAACTATTTCACAATTTTCCCTTCTTTTAAGAAGTGTCTTAAACAATTCTCGCTTAGAAGAAATTAGCTTAAAAGATGAAATTGAATCTTTAAAGAATTACTTGGAATTAGAGAAACAAATGAGTTCAAAAACTTTTGAGTATTTTATAGAAACATCATTAAATAATATAGATTCAGAAGAAATTTTAATTCCACCAATGTTAATACAACCCTTTATAGAAAATAGTATAAAACACGGAATTCAGCTAAATTCTAAAGAGGGAAAAATCACTATTTCTTTTGAAGTAAAACACCAATTTTTACAGTGTAGAATCTCTGATAATGGAATAGGAATTCATCAATCTAAAAAACAAAAAGAGAATGAGAGTCATCATTCAGTTGCTTTAAAAGTAACCAAAGAAAGAATTAAAAACCTATCTAAAAAAAGTTCTTTTTTAATTGAAGAAACAAACAATAAAGGAAAAACATCAGGGACCAAAGTGAGCTTCAAAATACCTTTAAAAACAGATTATTAAAAATTTCTATGAAAAAACGAACCGCAATATTAGTAGATGATATGCCAATTGCATTAGAAATGTTAACCAATGACATTTCTAAGAATCATTCTGAAATAGAAATTATAGGAACTGCAAAAAGTGTTGTAGAAGCTGCCAAATTGTTACGTAAAAAACAACCAGATATTTTATTTTTAGATATTATGCTTGGAGACGGCACTGGTTTTGATATTTTAGAAATTTTTCCAGAATTAAAATCTAAAATCATTTTTGTAACGGCAAGTGATGCTTATGCGATTAAAGCGTTTAAATTTGCTGCAATAGATTATGTTTTAAAACCTTATTCTGATGAAGATTTAGCAAATTCTATAGAAAAGGCACAAAATCAAATTCAACCAGATAAAGAGCAATTAAATGTTCTACAACAAGCAGTAATAGCTCCTAATAAGAAACCTACAAAAATTTCTTTGCATACTTCAGATAAAATTATTGTTGTTAATCTTAAAGATATAGTCCGTTGTAAATCTGATAATAATTACACTACTTTCTATTTTAATGATCAACAAAATATTTTGGTTTCAAAAACATTAAAATATTATGCAGATATGTTAAAAGAAGTGGGTTTTTTAAGAGTTCATCAAAGTCACCTTGTAAACACCAAATACATTAAAGAGTTTATAAAGTCTGACGGAGGCTATTTAATTTTAAAGGATCAAAGTAACGTTCCTGTTTCTGTTAGAAAAAAAAATGAGGTGTTGGAAGTATTAAATTCATTTTAAATTCTATTGTAAAAAAAAATCCTTCTCATAATGAGAAGGATTCTATTTTTGGGTGGAAGACGGGATTCGAACCCGCGACCCTCGGTACCACAAACCGATACTCTAACCAACTGAGCTACAACCACCATATAATTGCGGGTGCAAATATAAATATTTTTTTCCTTTTTAAAGAAATAAAATTAAATTAATTTATCTAAATTTTCTACAGCAACGTAACGTTCTGAGGTAAAACCTTCTGCATATTCAACTCCTATTAACCTTCCTAGATCTTTTGCTCTATAATCTATACTATCTGTAAAATTCTTGCTCGTAATTGGCGTTTCTGGCTCATTACTCTTAGGATCGTAGAACTGAGAAGTGTAAGCAAATACCGATTTCATCTTAAGATCCATAAATCCTGTTACGTCAACAACAAAATGAGGTTCAATATTTTTCCACTGAATATAATGATAGACTTGTTTTGGTCTCCATTTTTCCTGCCGCTTCCCTTCTACCTCTGTTTCAATTTTTAATAATCCACTTAAAAAACAAGCATCAGAAACTAAATCACTTCCTTTCGGATGATCAATATGTCTGTCATCAATAGCATTACATAATACTATTTCAGGCTTATATTTACGTATCATTTTAATAACCTCTAATTGGTTCTTTTTGTCATTCACAAAAAACCCATCTGCAAAACCAAGATTTTCTCTAACAGTAACGCCTAAGATTTTTGCAGCATTTGCTGCTTCTACATCTCTTATATCAGCAGAACCACGTGTCCCTAATTCTCCACGAGTTAAATCTACAATACCTACTTTTTTTCCTAAGGAAATTTCTTTTGCAATAGTTGCTCCACAACCTAATTCTACATCATCTGGATGTGCTCCAAAAGCTAAAATATCTAGTTTCATACCTAATGTACTCATTTAAAACATATTAAAATTTTATCCGTTTTTATCATAAAAAACATTCTATTGTTATACAAATAGACAACAATTTTATACTTTTTTTCATTAATCTTCAATTAAAGAATAAAATGAATCCTCAAAAATAATCAATTTTAAAAGAAAAATTAAGAAGGCGTTATTTCTATTACGTTTTCGTATTTGTATTTAGATAAAATTGGGTCTTTTTTTTAAGATTATCATAAAAATTAGAGATTATTTCTAGGTATGATAAATGTCATAAAAACACCTGTCTAATCAGCATAATTTTACACCATCTAACAACAAGACTATAAAAAAAAATTATGATTTTAATGCTCGTTATTTTAGCAATTACCATTGGATTATTTGTTTGGGGAAAATACGCTCCAGATGTAATTGCATTGGTATCTATGCTGAGTTTATTTTTATGCGGAATTTTGAACTTAAGTGAAACTTTAAGTGGCTTTAGCAATCCTACAGTTATAATGATTGCTGCTCTTTTTATTATTGGCGAAGGTTTATCTCAAACAGGTTGGACAGCTTTAGCAGGTAAGAAATTAATTGAATTAGCGGGTAAAAGTGTACCAAAGCTATTAGTTATTATTACATTGGGTTCTGGAGTTTTATCAGGATTTGTTAGTAATACTGGTACTGTAGCTACTTTATTACCTGCAACGATATCTTCTGCTTGGAGTATTGGTACAATGCCATCAAAGATCTTAATTCCTGTTGCTTTTGGTTCTAATACAGGTGGATTATTAACATTAACAGGAACTCCACCAAACATTATTGCAAATAATGCTTTAATTGATGCTGGTTTTGAAGGTTTTTCATTCTTTGAATTTGGCTTAATAGGTTTACCGCTATTAATTATAGCATTAGTCTATTTTAGATATATTGGTTTTAGATTATTACCAGAAAACAAAACGAATAATAGACCTATAAATATAGACTCTACTTTACACGAATGGATTGAAGCTTATCAAATTGAAGATAATTATTACAGATTAAGAATACGTTCTATCTCGCCATTAATTAATACTAAAATTAGTGATTGGGATTTAGAAACCAATTTTCATGTGAATGTAATCCGTTTAAAAAGAAGACATCCAAATAGACTAAAAGGGACGCAACCTTATATTGAGATACCAGAAAATGATACAGAATTAAGATATCATGATATTATTACTATAAAAGGTAAAACCGAAGATATTAATAAATTAATGATTGAATTTAGATTAGGTTTATTACCAAAAGAATCTGCAAAAACAGAATTAAGAACCAATTTAATTAATCAAGAAGTTGGTATGTCTGAAGTTATTGTAACTCCAAAATCTCGTTTAGTTGGTAGAGAAATTAAATTACAAGACTACTTTAAAAGATATGAAATTCAATTATTAGCAACTTCTAGACATAAAAAACCCTATTTAGAAGATAAAATAACTGTAAAAGCAGGAGATAGCTTTATTATTAGAGGTCCTTGGGAAAACATTGAAAAATTAAAAAACCAACATAAAAATATTGTTGTTGTTGGGAGCCCAGAAGAAATGTTAAAAGATGTAGATGACTTAACACCAAAATCTTACATTGCATTAGGAGCATTAGCTTTAATGATTATTATGTTAGTAGCAAAAATAGTTCCTGGAGCAATTGCTGCTTTAATTTCTGCAGGTATTGTTTTATTTACAGGGTGCGTACCTTTCTCTAAGGCTTATAAAAGTATCAGTTTTACAAGTGTTGTAATGATTGCTGCTATGATTCCTATGGGCGTTGCAATTCAGAAAACGGGTGCAGCAGAAATGATTTCTAATTCTTTAATTAATTTCTTAGGAAAAGATAATCCAACCTTATTATTAGCAGGAATCTTTATTTTAACTACCACATTTAGTCAGTTTATTAATAATTCTGCAACAGCTGTATTAATGGCACCAATTGTTCTTTTAGCTGCTAGCACAATAGGAATTTCACCTGAACCATTACTAATTACAGTTGCAATTAGTGCATCAACTGCATTTTTAACACCAATTGGTACAACTACAAATGCGATGGTTATGAGTTCTGGTAATTATAAATTTATGGATTATTTTAAAGTAGGTCTTCCACTTTTAATACTATTCATTATTACAACATTATTATTAGTCCCAATTATTTGGCCATTTTAAACAATAAAAATCATTATTTAAATAACAAGTGATTAGGAGTAGACATTATGAAAACAAGACTAGTATACATCTTATTATTATTTACAATTATAAAAATAAATGCTCAGAATACAGGTAAAAATACTTTAGGGTCTTGGTTTGAAATTACAAGCTCAAACAAAATTTCTGATAAATTTACGATCAGTGGTTCTTTAACGAACTGGAATTATGAAATTTTAGATAATCAACATTTATTATTAGGAATTATAGGTTTAAACTATACTATTAATAAAGCAGTTTCTGTTGGTGTTGGATATGGTTACGGCAGCATAGACACTACTTTTGAAGAAACAAGTACCCCATATTTAATAGAAAATAGAATTCTTGAACAAATTAATGTAAAACATAAAGTAAATACATTTTCTCTATCACATAGATTCAGATTAGAACAACGTTTTATTGAATATGCAACAGCATATAAATTAAAGAATAGAATCCGTTATCGTTTTAAAAGTTCATTTCCAATTAATAAAAGGGTCTCTATTTCTATTTATGATGAAATTCATTATCATTTAATGAACGGGTTAGATTTTCACCAAAACAGAGCGTATGCGGGTTTAGGTGTCAAAATTAATAAAAACATGAATTTGCAATTCGGATATGCAAGACATAGTTATAAGACAAAAAGTTTTAACAGATTGTCTTTACAACTTCATCTAAAGTTTGATTTCAGAAAAGCAAAGATTTAATTCTTTGCTTTTTTTATTGCTTGTTCAATATCAGAAATTAAATCTTCTGTTTCTTCAATACCTACAGAAAACCTGATTAATCCATCTTTAATTCCTCTTTCTAGGCGCTCTTCTTCATTTAATAGCGCATGTGTAGTTTGTGTAGGACTTACAGTTGTACTCTCAACACCTCCTAAACTCATAGAAGGTTTTATCAATTGTAAACTGTTTTGAAATTTCATTGCATCAATTCCTTTCTTCAATTCGAAGGATAGCATGGCACCAAAACCTTTCATTTGTTTTTTTGCTATTTCATATTGTGGGTGACTTTTTAATCCTGGATAATAAACGCTATCAATATTAGGATTACCTTCAAAGTATTCAGCCATAATCTGCGCATTTTTTGTTTGCTCCTTTACACGCAAATTCATGGTTTTTAAACTTCTCTCTAATAACCAAACTGTTTGATCACTCAAATTACCACCAAAATTAATAGCTGTTTTCCAAATCTGCTCTATATGCTCTTTTGATGCCGCAACTGCACCCGCAGAAATATCAGAATGACCACCCATATATTTTGTTGCAGAATGTAAAATGATGTCCATTCCAAAATCAACAGGATTTTGATTGATAGGTGATGCAAACGTATTATCAATCATTGTTATAATACTATGATCTTTGGCAATTTTAGAAATTGCTTTCATATCTGTAATCCCTAATAATGGATTTGAAGGTGTTTCTATATAAAGAATCTTGGTGTTTTTTTTGATTAAGCTTTTAAAATCATCCGCATTATCACTTTCTGTAAAAGAATATTCTATTCCGTATTTATCAAATTCTGAAACTACAAAATTATACGTGCCTCCATAAATTACTTGTTGAATAATTACATGATCCCCTTTTTGTAAAAAAGCTAACATAGCATTAGAAATTGCAGCCATTCCTGAACTAAAAATCAAAGCATCTTCTGTATGCTCTAAAGCTGCTATTTTTTTACGCAACATTTCTTGATTTGGTGTATTTAAATATCGTGGATACCGTTTAACATCTACACCATCAAAAGCATAAGAAGTAGACATGTAAATTGGCGAGATTGCTCCTTTAAATTGCTCATCTTTTACTTCACCAACGTGAACGCAAGTTGTGTTTATTCCTAGTTTTTTTGATTCTTTCATTTGTATCCTATTTTATAGCTAATTTACTAAATACGTTTCTAATCCTCCAATAATTTTCAATATCTTCGTTTTATGATTTCAGTAGTAGTAATAGGTAAGGGAAACGTAGCTACACATCTTAATAATGCTTTGTTAAAAGCTGAAGATGTAACAGTTACACAAATTAATTCTAGAAAATTAGAAAATATTCCAGCAGCAGATGTTACTATTATTGCAGTTTCTGATGATGCAATTGCAGAAGTTTCATCAAAAATAGAAAACTCTTTTGTTGTTCATGCCTCTGGAGCTTCAGATTTAAACGTATTAAAAAATAGTAAAAGAAAAGGTGTCTTTTATATGCTTCAAACTTTTTCTAAAGATAAAAAAGTCGACTTTTCTAAAATTCCTTTTTGTTTGGAAGCTGAAAATGAAAATGATTATTTAGTACTTAAAAAATTAGCTGAATCAATAGGAGAAAAAGTATATTCTGTAAATTCTGAGCAACGCAAAGCATTACATGTTGCTGCCGTTTTTGTAAATAATTTTACAAATCATTTATATAAAATCGGGAATGACATTTGCAACGAACACAATGTTCCGTTTGACGTTTTAAAACCATTAATTAAAGAAACGGCTTCAAAAATTGAAATACTTTCACCTAAAGAAGCACAAACAGGACCTGCAATTAGAAATGATAAAAATACCATTGAAAATCATTTAGAATTACTAAATAAAAATCAACAAGAAATTTATAAAACAATTACAAAATCAATCCAAAATGGAAGTAAGCTATAAACAATTATTACACAATATAAGTACATTAATTTTTGACGTAGATGGAGTTCTAACAAACGGAATGGTAACAATAATGCCAGATGGAGAGTTGGTAAGACACATGAATATTAAAGATGGGTTTGCCCTTAAAACTGCTGTAGATAAAGGCTTAAATGTTTGTATTATTTCTGGAGGAACAAATGAAGGTGTAAGAAAACGTTTAGCCAATTTAGGAATAAAAGATATCTACTTAGGCGCTCATGATAAAATTAAACAATACAATGAATTGGTAGAAAAGTATAATTTAAAACCAGAGAATGTCTTGTATATGGGAGATGATATTCCTGATTTTCCGGTTATGAAATTGGTTGGTTTGCCTACTTGCCCAAATGATGCTGTTCAAGAAATTCAAAAAATTAGTAAATATATTTCTAACAAAAAAGGTGGTGAAGGTTGTGTTAGAGATGTCATTGAACAAATACTTTTAGTTCAAGGAAAATGGGTACACAGCTTTGATGCAAAATATGACTAAATAAAAACTGCCTAATTGTAGGTAACAAGTTTTTATAAAGTTTTTCTATATTTACAAAAAGTCATTTTATGAAAACAAAATCCTTTATTTTATTATTTTTTGTAATAACAATTACCACGCAATCACAAACTATTTTTGGAAAATGGAATTCTAAAGATGATGCAACTGGTAAAATAGACTCTGTTATTGAAGTTTATGAAAAAGAAGGAAGAGCTTTTGCTAAAGTGGTAGAAATTACAAATCCTAAAAGAAAAAATGCACTTTGCAAAGATTGTGAAGGAGAAAGTAAAGACCAACCTATTTTAGGTTTAAACATTTTAACAGGTTTAGAAAAAGAGGGAGATGAATGGTCTGGCGGAGAAATTCTAGATCCTAGAAATGGAAAAGTTTACAAATGCTATGTGAGACTAATAAAAGGTAATAAATTAAAATTACGCGGTTATATAGGGATCTCTCTTTTTGGAAAAACAGCTTACTGGGAAAGAGTTGATTAGTATTCAGTTAGCGGTTAGCGGTTAGCGGTGAACAGTTCGCAGTTGGCAGTTGGCAGTTGGCAGTTGGCAGTTAGTAAAAAAAATAACATCCATTTTTAGAATACCAAAAAAATTACGCTTTTAGTTCTTTTCTTCTAACATTGGTACAAAAGCAAAATCGCCTAGCTCATGTTTTTCAAATTCTTTGGCAGATTTTCTTATAAACAAGGTCATAATTTGTGTTTTATCTCCAACAGGAATTAACAACAGCCCTCCTACTTTTAATTGTGCTAACAATGGTTTTGGTACAAATGGCGCACCAGCAGTAACTATAATTTTATCAAAAGGTGCTTGTTCTGGTAAACCTTTATAACCATCACCAAAAATAAATTTCTTTGGCTTATAGCCTAATTTTGGCAAAAACAAAGAGGTCTTTTTAAACAATTCTCGTTGTCTTTCTATCGAATATACTTCTGCTTTTAACGCTAACAAAACGGCAGTTTGATAACCAGAACCTGTACCAATTTCTAAAACTTTATCTCCGTTTTTAATTTCTAACGTTTGCGATTGAAACGCTACTGTATAAGGCATAGAAATTGTTTGCTCTGCTGCAATAGGAAATGCTTTGTCTTGATATGCATGGTTTTCAAAACTACTATCTATAAATAAATGACGTGGAATTTGACGCACTGCATTCAATACATTTTTATCTGTAATTCCTTTTAATTCTAATACGTTAGCCAATTGGTTTCTAAGCCCTTGATGTTTTGCAGTGTCTTTCAATTATTCTATTTTTCTAAAGTCTAAAAATACTAATAAATCTAAATAAATTCTTATAAAATTGTATCTTTGTTTTTGTCGGTTTTTTAAAAATCGTAAAACATACAAAAACAAGAGTTTATGCTAAAAGCAGGAGTATTAGGTGCAGGTCATCTAGGAAAAATTCATCTTCGTTTATTAGAACAATCAGAGAAATATGAATTAGTAGGATTTTATGATCCGTTTACAGAAAATGCACAAAAAGTTGCTAAAGACTTTGGGTATAAATTATTTGATTCTATTGAAGATTTAATTGATGCAGTAGAGGTTGTAGATATTGTAACACCAACGCTTTCTCATTTTGATTGTGCAAAATTAGCTATTGAAAAAGGACGTCATATTTTTATTGAAAAACCAATTACAAAAACTGTTTTAGAAGCAGATGCAATTAAAACATTAGCGAGTCAACATCATGTAAAAGGACAAGTTGGTCATGTAGAGCGTTTTAACCCCGCATTTATAGCAGTTAATAAAATGATTGATACACCAATGTTTATTGAAACTCACAGATTAGCAGAATTTAATCCTAGAGGAACAGATGTTCCTGTGGTTTTAGATTTAATGATTCATGATATTGATATTATTCTTTCTGTTGTAGACTCTAAAGTAAAAAGTGTGCACGCAAGTGGGATCTCTGTTATTTCTGAAACTCCGGATATTGCAAATGCTAGAATTGAGTTTGAAAACGGTTGTGTTGCAAACTTAACTGCAAGTAGAATCTCTATGAAAAATATGCGTAAATCTAGATTTTTTCAGAAAGACGCTTATATTTCTGTCGATTTTTTAGCAAAAAGTTCTGAAGTTGTAAGAATGAAAGAGGTTCCTAAAAAACCAGATGAATTTGCAATGATTTTACAAAATGCAGAAGGTGTTAAAAAACAAATTTATTTTGATAATCCTGAAGTTGGTAAAAACAACGCTATTTTAGATGAACTAGATTCTTTTGCAGATGCAATAAACAATAATACAACACCTATTGTTAGTTTACACCAAGGAGCTGAAGCTCTTAGAGTTGCACAACAAATTATAGATTGTTTCTAAAAATTAATAAATAAACGCGTTAGGGATTGAGCGGTTTGTTTGAGCTCTTTTTGTCTTTTTCTGACAAAAAAGCGAGTAGCGAAAGCCTGTTAAAACGCCCAAATAAAAACTTTTTACAATGAAAAATATAGCAATTATTGGAGCTGGAACAATGGGAAATGGAATTGCCCACACGTTTGCTCAGTTTAATTATAATGTACAATTAATTGATGTTTCACAAGCTGCTTTAGACAGAGGAATGGCTACTATTTCTAAGAATTTAGATAGAATGGTTGCTAAAGAAAAAATTTCTGAAGCTGATAAAAAACAAACTTTAAGTAATATTACTACCTATACTTCTATAAAAGAAGGGGTAACAAATGCAAGTTTGGTTGTTGAAGCTGCTACTGAAAATTTAGCCTTAAAATCTAAAATTTTTAAAGAATTAGACGAAGCTTGCCCAAAAGACACAATTTTGGCAACAAATACGTCTTCAATTTCTATTACTCAGATTGCTGCTGTTACAAGTAGACCAGATAAAGTGATTGGAATGCATTTTATGAATCCTGTTCCTATTATGAAGTTGGTGGAAATTATTAGAGGTTATAATACTTCTGATGATGTGATGAAATTTACGGTTGAACTTTCTAAAAAAGTGAATAAGACTCCGGTTGCAGTGAATGATTATCCTGGTTTTGTTGCCAACAGAATTTTAATGCCAATGATTAACGAATCTATTGAAACTTTATACAACGGAGTTGCTGGTGTTAAAGAAATTGATACGGTTATGATGTTAGGAATGGCGCATCCAATGGGACCTTTACAATTAGCAGATTTTATTGGTTTAGATGTTTGTTTGTCTATTTTAAATGTAATGCATGATGGATTTAAAAACCCTAAATATGCTCCTTGTCCGTTATTAGTAAATATGGTAATGGCTGGAAAATTAGGTGTAAAATCTGGTGAAGGTTTTTACGATTATTCAGAGAATAGAAAAGCTGAAAAGGTTGCAAAAATGTTTTCTTAATGAAAAATAGTTTTTTAAGTATTTTTTTACTTTTTGTTGTGCTGCTTTCTTATAGTCAAGAGAAAAATAAACCTATTCTAAAACCTTATAAAGTTGGTTTTTTATACAGTTTTGGTACAAATGAAAATTTTTTTTTTGATGATTTAGATTATACATATACTACAAGTACTTATAAAGCTCAGGCTTTTTTTAACATTGGAAATTGGAAAAATATTGACCTAGAATTAATAATACAGCCTCAGATCCAATTTATAAAACATCAGTTGATTAACGAGCAATTTATAACTCCAGATCAGGAAAATTATTTAGAAAAAAGAACTGAATTTACACAAGTCAAAAACATGAACTTATATGGTTTAGAGTTTGGTTTTGGAGCAAAAAAGAAATTAACAGAAAAGTTAAATTTACTAGGAGCAATAAGTTTAGGTTTTTCTTACATTGATGCAAGAACAGAACGTTTAGCAAAAGGATTTACGTTTATAGAAAATTTCTCTTTAGGGTTTTCATATAAAACATTAAAAAGATACGAACTATATCTTGGAACCAGCTTTGGGCATGTTTCTAATTTAAATTTTCAAAAACCAAATGATGGATACAATATTCTAGGTTTAGACATTGGATTTTCTTACCTATTAAAATAAAAAAAAGGAACTCAACTGAGTTCCTTTTTTTTATTTTAAATTTTTATTTTTTTACTTTCCTAACCACGCATTTAACATCCAAATTGTTTTTTCTTGTTCAGCTATAAAATCGCTCATCATAGAGTTTGTGCCTTCATCAGAAGCTTCATCTGAAAGACCTAAAATTACTCTCTCGATTTTAAGTAATTCAGAAAGAGAATTTACAACCAACTCAACACCCTCTACATCATTAGAAATATTATTTCCTACTGGCACAGAAGCTTCTTTTATATAGTCTGAAAAAGTATGTAATGGTGTTCCTTGTAAAGTTAAAATACGTTCTGCTATTTCGTCAATTTTAATTTGAGAATCTGTATAAAACTCTTCAAACTTTACATGTAATTCAAAAAAGTTCTTTCCTTT is part of the Polaribacter sp. SA4-10 genome and harbors:
- a CDS encoding sensor histidine kinase, with product MNIYSKVLLFVLLFISVEIASQRNKLQIFTLSDGLPSLSINDIIQDEIGYLWLATDKGLVRFDGNQFKHFNLHSSSKANALFYKNDALFIGYNHGLFIKKEHEITSLGKEKVIKIVSIDNKIICCTTQGIFEFKEGYLQPLPISTQIDFSIINDVLFAENSIYIATNRALWNIDQLVKPTRINKVLEDNSVSLLLEKNKIIVATSKNGIKIITNLKVERSINSEVKTTSIKKIDTELWVITNGNGIEVYNLNDFSFQKKINKYNSLISNEINTVFKDNQNNIWIASKKEGLYKYTNSDFNSNKHSNRKKKGIKPTIFIANISVNYKSISSLNTSNLLLKPTENNISFSYKTVDLSNPKNIKYRYKLKGNFSPWSKNNNVKFANLNEGNYTFVVQSKKGLQLSEEKYFSFSIDTPIYKKPWFLILSFAFILLLFALLIDVTIRKIKKKNQQEVKKLQLENHLLTLEQKALQLQMNPHFIFNVLNGIKALGNSGKIIELNKTISQFSLLLRSVLNNSRLEEISLKDEIESLKNYLELEKQMSSKTFEYFIETSLNNIDSEEILIPPMLIQPFIENSIKHGIQLNSKEGKITISFEVKHQFLQCRISDNGIGIHQSKKQKENESHHSVALKVTKERIKNLSKKSSFLIEETNNKGKTSGTKVSFKIPLKTDY
- a CDS encoding LytTR family DNA-binding domain-containing protein, which produces MKKRTAILVDDMPIALEMLTNDISKNHSEIEIIGTAKSVVEAAKLLRKKQPDILFLDIMLGDGTGFDILEIFPELKSKIIFVTASDAYAIKAFKFAAIDYVLKPYSDEDLANSIEKAQNQIQPDKEQLNVLQQAVIAPNKKPTKISLHTSDKIIVVNLKDIVRCKSDNNYTTFYFNDQQNILVSKTLKYYADMLKEVGFLRVHQSHLVNTKYIKEFIKSDGGYLILKDQSNVPVSVRKKNEVLEVLNSF
- the bshB1 gene encoding bacillithiol biosynthesis deacetylase BshB1, giving the protein MKLDILAFGAHPDDVELGCGATIAKEISLGKKVGIVDLTRGELGTRGSADIRDVEAANAAKILGVTVRENLGFADGFFVNDKKNQLEVIKMIRKYKPEIVLCNAIDDRHIDHPKGSDLVSDACFLSGLLKIETEVEGKRQEKWRPKQVYHYIQWKNIEPHFVVDVTGFMDLKMKSVFAYTSQFYDPKSNEPETPITSKNFTDSIDYRAKDLGRLIGVEYAEGFTSERYVAVENLDKLI
- a CDS encoding SLC13 family permease translates to MLVILAITIGLFVWGKYAPDVIALVSMLSLFLCGILNLSETLSGFSNPTVIMIAALFIIGEGLSQTGWTALAGKKLIELAGKSVPKLLVIITLGSGVLSGFVSNTGTVATLLPATISSAWSIGTMPSKILIPVAFGSNTGGLLTLTGTPPNIIANNALIDAGFEGFSFFEFGLIGLPLLIIALVYFRYIGFRLLPENKTNNRPINIDSTLHEWIEAYQIEDNYYRLRIRSISPLINTKISDWDLETNFHVNVIRLKRRHPNRLKGTQPYIEIPENDTELRYHDIITIKGKTEDINKLMIEFRLGLLPKESAKTELRTNLINQEVGMSEVIVTPKSRLVGREIKLQDYFKRYEIQLLATSRHKKPYLEDKITVKAGDSFIIRGPWENIEKLKNQHKNIVVVGSPEEMLKDVDDLTPKSYIALGALALMIIMLVAKIVPGAIAALISAGIVLFTGCVPFSKAYKSISFTSVVMIAAMIPMGVAIQKTGAAEMISNSLINFLGKDNPTLLLAGIFILTTTFSQFINNSATAVLMAPIVLLAASTIGISPEPLLITVAISASTAFLTPIGTTTNAMVMSSGNYKFMDYFKVGLPLLILFIITTLLLVPIIWPF
- a CDS encoding DUF2490 domain-containing protein is translated as MKTRLVYILLLFTIIKINAQNTGKNTLGSWFEITSSNKISDKFTISGSLTNWNYEILDNQHLLLGIIGLNYTINKAVSVGVGYGYGSIDTTFEETSTPYLIENRILEQINVKHKVNTFSLSHRFRLEQRFIEYATAYKLKNRIRYRFKSSFPINKRVSISIYDEIHYHLMNGLDFHQNRAYAGLGVKINKNMNLQFGYARHSYKTKSFNRLSLQLHLKFDFRKAKI
- a CDS encoding PLP-dependent aspartate aminotransferase family protein, with the translated sequence MKESKKLGINTTCVHVGEVKDEQFKGAISPIYMSTSYAFDGVDVKRYPRYLNTPNQEMLRKKIAALEHTEDALIFSSGMAAISNAMLAFLQKGDHVIIQQVIYGGTYNFVVSEFDKYGIEYSFTESDNADDFKSLIKKNTKILYIETPSNPLLGITDMKAISKIAKDHSIITMIDNTFASPINQNPVDFGMDIILHSATKYMGGHSDISAGAVAASKEHIEQIWKTAINFGGNLSDQTVWLLERSLKTMNLRVKEQTKNAQIMAEYFEGNPNIDSVYYPGLKSHPQYEIAKKQMKGFGAMLSFELKKGIDAMKFQNSLQLIKPSMSLGGVESTTVSPTQTTHALLNEEERLERGIKDGLIRFSVGIEETEDLISDIEQAIKKAKN
- a CDS encoding Rossmann-like and DUF2520 domain-containing protein, which codes for MISVVVIGKGNVATHLNNALLKAEDVTVTQINSRKLENIPAADVTIIAVSDDAIAEVSSKIENSFVVHASGASDLNVLKNSKRKGVFYMLQTFSKDKKVDFSKIPFCLEAENENDYLVLKKLAESIGEKVYSVNSEQRKALHVAAVFVNNFTNHLYKIGNDICNEHNVPFDVLKPLIKETASKIEILSPKEAQTGPAIRNDKNTIENHLELLNKNQQEIYKTITKSIQNGSKL